A window of Rhipicephalus microplus isolate Deutch F79 chromosome X, USDA_Rmic, whole genome shotgun sequence genomic DNA:
CGCCTTGTTCGTACATTTTCCGTTCGTCGTTGTCTCTGTTAAGTGCGCATTTGTTCAACAGAAAGCCAAGCTGGCAGTCTACATAGCGAGTTTCCCTACATTCCGTAATGTGCAGGCCACGTGTACTGCACACTTCTGAACGGCAAATAACGATTAAGGCTAATAATGACCACCAATAAAGAACGtatttgcgtgcgtgcgtgtctgtgCGTGTGCTTGCGTGCGCACGTGTGCGCGTTTGCAGATCACTGTGTGTCTGCGTGTGAGTGTGAGTGCATATATTGGTGTGTGTGTCAGTGTGTGTTCAAGTGTGTATGTgactgcgtgcgtgtgtttgtgtcgGTATGTTTCTGTGTCTGtctccgtgcgtgcgtgcgtacgtcaCTGTTACTTCATCACCTTCCAGTATACGGCTCGGTAATGTGTGCATTACTGTGGTATTACTCGCTTTCCTCGTCTAAAACACCAAGCAATGATACGCACGCTCTTGAAAATTATCTTGGAATAACAGAGAGCAGATCTAGTTAGCACGTATTTGGGGTAAAAGATTGGGCGTGCAGGCACGGAAACATTAATGAAAACAATACACCACGAACACCATTTCTGTTGTCCTGACTTCTCTCCTGCGTTAGGATTTGCATGCAGAGCCATTTTATACCAAAATTATCACGCACGCTCACCATCCAATTGGCCGGAGTAGCCACCTTCTTCTCCTCCGTGAGCTTCAGGGATGCCACCGCTCGAAACAATTCTCTGCAAAATAAGCGACCCCCATAAGCTCCTAAAAGCGATGACACATTTTTGGTTGTATTTTTTACCGTTGAGTGGTCATCAAGTCGCTTATTGTAGTAATAAGCATAATCGTGTTTCATTACGCCTGCATCATTTTATCAAGAGCACCACCAGATTGCTTTGTTTACAAGAAGGAGCTCGAGACTGGACAGAGTAAATTGAaaattgttatatatatatataaatataaatatatatatatatatatatatatatatatatatatatatatatatatatatatatatatatatatatatatatatatatatatcacaaacTTCGAGAATAGGGCAGTATGGGACACAaaaaatcatttatttatttattactaacagtttcggctggtggaccagccttcttggAAGGATCTTGGTGAAATGATACAGGTTCCCGTAGCCGGAGCCACCCTCACAGTTTGGAGGcccaaacgaaaagaaaaaagaaaagaaagaaagaaagaaagaagaaaaacgagGAAACTGGGCTAACGAGGCAAGCgacagagaagaagaagaaaaagaagaagaagaataaaggagcgacggagagccgccagAAGCAGGTGTGTAATTATAACTAAAGGTCGATAAGACGCGCCTGTAGAGGTGGCGACCAAGAAAAAGGAGAAAAGTGAAACATATttccgcttactcgcatcccacacatggatcgagttaaaGTTCACGTggtcgggccacacacacacaaacaagaaacatacGGCCTGCTCCAGCTTCAGGAACACATTGGCCACAATGCAAAGCcaaatgtgccctctcccccttctGGCCTCTCTTGTAGAAAAGTGTATAACAAGCTATactcaaaataaataaatctatatTCTTTAggaaatgaacaaacaaaaacattaacaaagaaataaaaagtgcttaaaaataaataaattaataatgcAAACACGTGCCGGTTGAtgcacgtagcatcgaattcgtttatttTCAAGCACTAGGTTGATCATCCTATGTGGGCGACTTTatgtatgtgtaaataaattaattgagtaattcgctgtctgtgtttcacgaaacttcGCGGAGGCAcatcagtcgcccagggctctcgttgatttcGTGGGTAAGTGATCGGAATTTCTGTATCAAGTAAGACTCCCACTACTCGCACTCCCGTGTGATCTGGAGGCCGGATCGAAGCAGTATAatacttacgcgttcgaaagagttgCCTTGGaggttgatatgtttggagaacggaaaaatggggaggccctttacgtgtgccctgtggttgttgaagcgcAAACGGAACGTGGTTTCCGTTTGTCCAGTATGTTCCTGTTTTCACACCTCACAGCGAACTTTGTATACCAAAtcggctgagtcacagttaaggtagtttttaattttgtacacaagcctgaacaggaggcttcggccgtatttgtggtcaccatgtgtgtgcacactcTGCAGCGAGGTTCCCCACACGGTTCACCCCTGATAGTGGTCAGATTTGTGTGTTTTGACCCTGACCAGttagtctctcaggtttttatttcttcggtaaacaaCCTTGGGTGGAGTCTGAAAaacggcagagaggcgactactctgtttaagtatgttaaAGTGGCGgcttagtatagaattcacccgaggggcggcggtggggtatgtgaggattaaatttgcccctgacaTTATATCTTTATTTCCGCTTATTTCTCCCATTGTTGactctcggtccaaagagcgagcatGCTCAATTGCATTGCCAGTCATTTTTTCGGGGTACCTTagacgcaagaaggctgttcttgattcctgtgcgtgggtgacGCATTGCgtaatttcagagcaaattcttctgtatctgtgggcttgagagtaaggaacacctgttttgcagtgaggGGGGTGGCTGCTGTGGAAGCGGAGATACTGTTGGTGGTCAGTTGGTTTTTTTATACAAGGAAGTAGATATCGTGGTGcaactgagtgatacagtgacatcaaGGAAGTGGACACTTCTGCAAATACGTGTGCGTGAAGGTTATCGAATCATGCACAGAGTTGAAATCGGAAATCAATTTGGAAAGAATATGCTCATCATgagcccacacgaagaatatatcatcaaGTAAACGTCGGTAGAATATTGGTTTGAATGAAGAATTTTTgaggaaaggaatctccaaagaggccatgaaaatatttgcgtaatttgagGCCATTTTGGTTTCCATGGCAGTTCCGTTCACTTGTAGGTAATGTTTTTGGTCAAATTCAGTTGTTATGTTAAAGtacaagatttaggagcacctctaaagaGCCTTCGTCGAACTCACTCGCtgatttactttttccataggtGGTAAttgtggcggcgattccttcggtgtggggaatgtttatctacagtgatgagacatccatggtgaccaaatagcatTATAGAGGCGCATAAAGTTTGGAGACTTGTCGAAGGAAGAGCTGGTATCTTTAATGTATGATGAGAATGATTGAGGGATGTGCTTATAGAGAGAGTCAATGAAACGAGGTTTTTTCAGTAGCAGTGCCGTTGCTGGAAACTATAggtcggccgggattgttaaTCCTATAAATTTTGGGTAGTATATGGGAGCGCCCAGGAGACGAGTTGCCAGGTGAAATCATTTTAAGCATAGGATACGTTATCTTACCACActtacgtaatgatattagtgagacCTTGCTTGTACTTTCATATTCTTCTGTCGGATCACAAGGGGGTTCTTTATAGAAATTTccatctgccagttggcgaagcccttctttgatgtagtcagtcctgtcgagAACAACTacagcaccacccttatcagcACGTTTGATAATGATGCCCTGGCTGGCACTTAAACTGTGCAAAGCCTCCCACTCCTCCTTGGACAGATTGTTACGAATGGGTCGgtgcttttcatattccctgattataTCACGTTGGACGGCTGCAATGTACTTGTCTAGATAATTAACTCGTGGTTCACCTTGAGTCCACAATTtatctgaatatatatatatatatatatatatatatatatatatatatatatatatatatatatatatatatatatatatatatatatatatatatatatatatatatatatatatatatatatatatatatatatatatatatatatatatatgtgtgtgtgtgtgtgtgtgtgtgtgtgtgtgtgtgtgtgtttgtgtgcagtTCAATTGGCATGCATAAATAGACGGGAGCTGTGGCAATGCTAAATTCTTTATGTAATTAAAGGAGTTGCCCTACAATATTACGAGTGCATACTTACGGAAAGTTTCTGCCACTGGTGGCTGGATACAGCATAGAGAGCTTCAGTTTCTTGTCAGGTGCGATGATGAACACCTTTGAGGGTAAAAAAAGACGCAAAAACAGTCAATTAGGTATAGGACAATCTAGATTGCGTTGTAATTACCATTCTATTCATTCAGAACCATCACGTATGTCTTAAATAGACACTAAAAAGAAGCGATTAAGATTTAGATTTGAATTTATAGTTTTAGGTTGATAAACTGAACTCTGAGAACTGTGATATcataagtttcactgtcataagttcatAATTAGCGAAGAAACTCAAGGTAGAACTTTAGTTTTTAAATTTCGGGCCGTAATCTTCGCGCGTGATCGTACAAATTTCACAATGTATTTTGCGTCTTTTCACGACGTTGGCTACGATTAAACTTTCTGAAACGGCGCATCCCAAGTCTCTGACATACATCGATGACAATGCACTTCAATTGTATTGATTAGAACTTCGTTGGACCAGTGGACCCTATCAAAATGTATTTTGGCACAGTGTCTGGTACAGGAGTGTGAAGGTGGCGTTTATAACCGCGGTTTATTTCTCGCGTTTCCTCGCTTACGAAGTATCACAATGAAGATTGAGTTGTAAATAACAATCAAATCATTCAGAACCATCACGTTCGTCCTAAATGAGCATTAAGAAAAAACGATTATGACTTAGACTTCAATTTAGagttttagattgataaactgaactctgagaactgtgatatcataagtttcactgtcataagttcatCATTAGCGAAGAAACGCAAGGTAAAACTTTAGTTTTTGAATTTCGGGCCGTAATCTTCGCACGTGACGGTACAAATTTTACAATGTATTTTGCGCATTTTCCCGACGTCGGCTGGATTAAACTTTCTGAAATGGCGCATCCTAAGTCTTTGACATTCATCGATGACAATGCACTTCAATAGtattgattagaagctacgtTGGACCAGTGGACCCTTTCAAAATGTATGTTGGCACAGTGTCTGGTACGGGAGTGTGAAGGTGGCGTCTCTAACCGCGGTTTGTTTTTTCGCGTTTCCTCGCTTACCAAGTATCACAATGAAGATTGAGTTGTAAATAACATTCGAATTATTCAGAACAATCACGTATTTTTTAAGTGAGCACTAAGAAGAAACGATTATGATTTAGATTTCAATTTAGagttttagattgataaactgaaCACTGAGAACTCTGATATCGTAAGTTTCACTGTCAGAAGTTTATTAGCGAAGAAACTCAAGGTAGAAGTTTAGTTTTTGAATTTCGGGCCGTAATCTTCGTGCGTGATGGAACAAATTCCACAATGTATTTTGCGTATTTTCACGACGTTGGCTTAATGAAATTCTTTGAAACGGCGTATGCTAATTCAATAACATCCACCGATGACAATGCACTTCAACTGTACTGATTAGAAGCTACGTTGGAGCATTGGGCCCTTTCAAAATGTGGCTCTCAAATTTCTAAAACAAACAGACAACATGGCCCGCCACAGTCAGTGGGGATATGTAAAGCTTTACTGTAACGGTCGAAGTCACGGTTTTCAGTTCCGCACAGTACTGTTGCTGTTGAATGCTGGTACAATGAAAAGGTGATAATAAGCCGTGCTTTGGGTGCACCTGCAAAAAAAAGCTATCCGTAGTGCAAAAtgctgtaaaaacaaaaaaaaggattCGCTTGTAATTTGGTAACCATAATGTATTAGCTCAGCCTAATGTGTTCTCGAAAATACGGGGTAAAGCTGTTGAAATTCTGGTTTTGTTCATCCAAACTGCTTCTGATATTCTTCTTTTTGATGAAGCGCCGTCGTATTTCTATAGCATTAATCTTAAAGCGTCTGACCTGGCCTTCGGTACGATCGAAACATTTGGTGTGGTTAATGCGTGCAGAAAAGCATCCTATCATGATAACGAATTGTACGCCATAAATTAAGCGTGCTTTTATCCCAGTTCTGCTGCTACCGAGTTCGCCGATGTAATACATCAATTGATTTTGACCAACAAATCTAAACGCGTCTTGTTTTGCATGAAAGCTGTTTACGGGGCATCAGACAGAAAGCTACACTAAGAAACAAGGCGCGTTATCTTTCAAGTTGAGAACTGATATGTCGGTATATATTTGCCCGACACAAGTTGGCGTGTGTTTCAGTTGCTTTCACATGAAGATGCATTTCTAGTTTACTACAAGAAAATGTATTTCGGCAAAGTTGAATGCCACACattgccccgtcacggtggtctagtggctaagatactcggctgctgacccgcaggtcgcgggttcaaatcccggctgcggcggctgcatttccgatggaggcggaaatgctgtaggcccgtgtgctcagatttgggtgcacgttaaagaacccaaggtggtcgaaatttccggagccctccattacggcgtctctcataatcatatggtggttttgggacgttaaaccccacatatcaatcaatcaatcgaatgcCACACATTATATAACTGAAGCACCCTTTCGTTGAGGTTTACAATGTCTGCAAAACATTTTGTCCACAAGATTTTTTCTTGTGAAATGGTCGCAAATGGAGTTTATTACAATACTAACGTGAAAATTGAACTAACTATTATAAAAACACTACATGGCAAAATCTGGAGGCGTGAAAAATGTGCCCGCACTGCATTTGCAGGGCAACTGTCCTATGCGGGGACACCTTTACATTGAAGACAGGTATACGCACCGCCCTGCATGTGAGAGGTATGCCCTCGGTGTCCTTGTCGATGGGATCCAGCATGCCAAGTTGCACGGCCAGCTCGCGTTTCTCGTCCGATATAATGGGAAATGGCAGGTTGTTCATTCGCAGGTCGTTGAACGCGATGATGTCCTGGGTGTTTCAGATACATTAGGTTGCGGGAACTATAATGAAACGTACGTACATAAGGCAAAAATGCTGGCTGGTTGGTTCACTCTTTATCACTATACATTGTCCCGTGTATGATCCCTCCTAACAGCTCACACAATCCTCGCCCTCTTCAGTGACGGCTCTCTCGGATTGATCAGCATCAAGGCCACCGGTATTGACTCGTTAAAAAATGAGCAGATCtcacgtgcagtgggaattgatgatgtgcgaagcacgaatgatggtTGAcatctcactttaaaatcaccacaatgtTACAAGGCGCATAGATGTAGTACGCAGTAAACACAAGTGGAAATGTTATGCACACTCAAATATCTGAATAAGATGCAAGTGTTTTGCttatacactgtaaacaaaaatatacccagCTGGGAGGAATCGGCGAATGTTGTGCCCGCTCTGCTCCGGTGGCCTAACCTAAACGGGATGGTACCGGAGCAAATTCGTTTTCTACCGTTCCTCCGGTGGGTGCCGGACGAAGGAAATTGGAGGAAAACGGGGCTAATCCCATGATTATGCTCTCGTTTTTGCTCCGGAAATGCTCCTGCGCATCACTTTTGCTCCGGTGGATGCTCTCCAATCGCTCCGGCTTATCGCTCAGCGGTATGCATTGGCTGTTCGAGGAGTGACGAAAGCAGCCTCACCGCCGGGAGGCCATTCACCACAAACCAACATGGTGCAGACCAAGCCAGTGCAGtgagatttattgattgatttgtggggtttaacgtcccaaaaccaccgcatgattatgagagacgtcgtagaggAGAGCTCCAGAAATGAACGAGCGCATGTAGTTGATTTTAGGAGTTCTCGCCAAGTTAGTGTTCATCTGTTTGCAGGCACGTCTGCCAGTGCTTGAGTGACACCCTTGTCATGCAGGGCAACTTGAGTGCACTTCGAGGGAGTGCACTTCGTCGCTAGTGCCATGTGCTCACAGTCACACAGGAAGGTATGTTCGACTTCAACACTTAACTACTTTAAAGATCCGCAAGCGAGCTATTAGAGAACGAAAAACGCACACAGATGAATGTGATGGCTCCTGAAATAACTACGTTTGTTGGGAAAATGCATGTAAGGCACCCCAAAAACAAGGCAGGCGGCTGTCAACTCCTCCGGGTGAGTCGGCAAAGAAAGAAGCTCAGGTTTGTTTATTTTAAGCACAACTGGCAAATCTGAAAGCAATAGTGACACCGATGCTTCTTGGCCATAGTGTATGGACTCTATTTGTCCAATAAGCGTCGCAGCAATTCTGAAACTTGTGGTATCACAGCTAGCTCTTAGTTGACAAAACAGGTGAAGGATCCCTGTCTAAAACTTTCGGCATAGCACGAGTGCTATTTAATGTTTCTTTTCTGCCGAGATGTGGCAAGTGCATTCCAATGTCTGGACATTCGCCAGAGAGACCAAATTTGTTCTCTTTGGCGATAAGTTCTCTCTTTACGACTTTCGTTACTAAGGGGTTCAAATGTAATTTTAAACTGTCCACGACTGTAACTACTCTTCTTGCCTAGCGTCTCAGAATAGCAAGGTGTAGATAGGGAGACGATATATTGTCATAAGATTTCACAGCCTGTAAAACCAGCTGAATATAATAAACAAGTTTGTAAGTTGAAAATCCAGCTCATATTCAATTTCAGAAAACGAGCAATGAGGTCCGTGAAAATGGCCCACCTTGATCCACATCTTATGTGACTCGAGAGAGTTGCAAGATAGGGCGATGACGCGGATGTTGTGCTTCTCGAAGTCGGAGTGGATCTTCGCCATTGCGCCCAGCTCGGTGGTGCACACCGGGGTGAAATCCGATGGATGTGAGAACAGGATGCCCCagctgcacagaaaaaaaaggcagtgccTTACGTATTGCAGAATACACGTCCAGTCAAACTTGTTTCAGTCCGTAGCCACAAATAAAGGATCCATTATCAGACACGAATTGCTATCGTTATTGTCGGCCGTGCTTCCTAAACAAAGACACGCGTGCCCATTTAGCCGTATACTTCTGGCGGAGTCATATACGCTCAGGAAGAAAATTTTGATGCAGTACACTGCATGGTACGGTACTTTAGAAAGAGAGGGAAAAGCATAACTATTTCTAGCACAATATCCTGATTGAATGAGATTGGCTGATAAAGGGTTCACAAGAAGGCAGCCAATTTGAAAGCAATATGATTTCAGCTTGTCGGCGTTTCCTCAAAATGAGCTGCAGCGTCGTAATGATCACGGAGTCGCTTCTTTGGTACACAGGGAGATATTTGTGTTCAAACGCAGGCCAAAAACAACTGCCAGGCACACTTGCAAAGATGAAGCGAACGTTTCGCTTCTTTCGACTAATGGAGATGAAATGGTCGGAGAGGCGAAAGCCTCTGGACACgaggggttggggggggggggggagggagtggCTTTACTGCCTGCATACTGAAGAAGACAACTGGCAGTCGGGAGCAAGTGACATTTTCTCTGCTGACGCCATGCGAAATTTGAGATGCTCACGCGATTGTTGCTACCATGAAAAAATTTGAACTGCTCACGCATCCTAATTGTAGCTCTGCGTGGTCAACTTTCTTTGAGCAGAGCTGTAAGGCTGGTTGCGAAGTGTACAACACGTGGGAAGGAATATAGAGTAAACAGCTCCCCCACATGAGGCCTCTTTTCGTAATAAATGAATCTAGTTTCTCAGCAAACGGCCCATTTGCCAAATGTATAGAACTATTGAACACATTTTCTTCCATACTGTGGCAACCTCTTGTGCAGAAAATGTCGAAAAAAGAGCAGcgagatatcatcatcatcatatggcACCCTTTATTTTGTTTAAAAACTCGAGCAGTCATTGCACTTCTTGAAGAGGTATAATGAGCGAAGCTGTTTCACACAGAACACAAAGGTAGCACAGCATTTCAAGTCGTAGCGGATTAAACACCATGTAGTTAAAGAAGAAATGTCCATCCAGAAAGTGcttctacagcgaaagctgttatgggatcGCAACACGGGTTACGCGCAGAGCCGCAAAACCGTAGTTGTCTGCGGCCGCCACCGCCTGTGCTCGTAATAGTTAtcacacgaaacaaaaaaacTCTAATAAAGAACATCAAGGACATGTATTGTCATAGTCAGATTAAAACCAGTGCTCACAGCGTGCcagccgagtattttaccactgagccacgccgctgCTGAGTACTCGTTTGCAAACTTGCTCTAGGTCGGTTTGATGTCGGCAAAAGATATCGCGCTAATACGAGTAATAAGGCGTTTTATATTGACAGAGGAAAAACCAGGCTTCACACAATGCAAATCgcgcaacaagtgggtcgtccaatgctacaacacattacaaaagcttgtttttcatTACCCACTAACTGTGGCCCATACTCACTTCACGggcaattcttcatcgtcgtcagccactgaattCAACACAAAACTCGTTCCacgtgtttagcggatactagGATTCTccaaaaaatgacgaaggatagcatgcATAGTGAATGTCGGCTTACTCTGTAGAAGttatgaatatttatggcgtagtgga
This region includes:
- the LOC119161937 gene encoding peroxiredoxin-6, which gives rise to MVNLGDMFPNFTVETTMGTLDLHEFFMNSWGILFSHPSDFTPVCTTELGAMAKIHSDFEKHNIRVIALSCNSLESHKMWIKDIIAFNDLRMNNLPFPIISDEKRELAVQLGMLDPIDKDTEGIPLTCRAVFIIAPDKKLKLSMLYPATSGRNFPELFRAVASLKLTEEKKVATPANWMPGEPCMVIPSVKDEEIPLLFPKGVTSYNVPSGRKYIRVTPQPDP